A genomic window from Tolypothrix sp. PCC 7910 includes:
- the sbcD gene encoding exonuclease subunit SbcD, protein MIKILHLSDIHMGSGFSHGRINPATGLNTRLEDFINTLSICIDRALTDNVDLVIFGGDAFPDATPPPYVQEAFASQFRRLVDGNIPTVLLVGNHDQHSQGLGGASLCIYRTLGVRGFVVGDTVTTHRIETRSGKVQVITLPWLTRSTLMTRQETESLSLAEVNQLLTERLQLVLESEIRRLNPEVPTVLLAHLMADNASLGAERFLAVGKGFTLPLSLLTRPCFDYVALGHVHRHQNLNKSNDPPVIYPGSIERVDFSEEKEDKGYVLIELEKGKANWEFCPLPVRTFRTIEVDVSKADDPQAAILKAIAKHDIQDAVIRLVYKLRSEQLDLIDNSSLHDALSSAHTYTIHPELLSQLARPRIPELTASSSIDPMEALKTYLSNREDLKDIAASMVEAAQKLLADDVEVWLEGAGRD, encoded by the coding sequence ATGATCAAAATCCTTCATCTTTCCGATATCCACATGGGGAGTGGTTTCTCCCACGGACGCATTAATCCAGCGACAGGATTAAATACACGGCTGGAGGATTTTATCAATACATTATCTATTTGTATTGACCGTGCATTAACAGATAATGTAGATTTAGTGATTTTTGGCGGTGATGCTTTTCCTGATGCTACGCCACCGCCTTATGTGCAAGAAGCTTTTGCTAGTCAATTCCGCCGTTTGGTGGATGGTAATATTCCGACAGTACTGTTAGTGGGAAACCATGACCAACATTCCCAAGGGCTTGGCGGAGCGAGTTTGTGTATTTACCGCACCTTGGGAGTGCGGGGGTTTGTGGTGGGAGATACAGTCACAACTCATCGCATCGAAACTCGCAGTGGTAAAGTCCAAGTTATTACTCTCCCTTGGCTGACGCGTTCGACGTTGATGACTCGCCAAGAAACTGAAAGTTTATCACTTGCAGAAGTCAATCAGCTATTAACTGAACGTCTGCAACTTGTTTTAGAATCGGAAATTCGCCGTCTCAATCCTGAAGTGCCAACTGTGCTTTTAGCACACCTAATGGCTGATAATGCTTCTTTGGGAGCCGAACGGTTTTTGGCAGTAGGTAAAGGCTTTACTTTACCGCTATCTTTATTGACACGTCCCTGTTTCGATTATGTAGCTTTGGGACATGTCCACCGTCACCAAAATTTAAATAAATCTAATGACCCGCCAGTGATTTATCCAGGAAGCATTGAGCGGGTAGATTTTAGTGAAGAAAAAGAAGATAAAGGTTATGTACTCATAGAATTAGAAAAAGGTAAGGCAAATTGGGAATTTTGTCCTTTACCTGTGAGAACTTTCCGCACAATTGAAGTGGATGTCTCCAAAGCAGATGATCCACAAGCAGCAATCTTGAAAGCGATCGCAAAACATGATATCCAAGATGCTGTCATCCGCTTAGTCTATAAACTGCGTTCTGAACAGCTAGATTTAATTGATAACTCCTCGCTCCATGATGCGTTAAGTTCTGCTCATACCTACACAATTCATCCAGAATTACTCAGTCAGTTAGCTAGACCCCGCATCCCCGAACTCACTGCCAGTAGTAGCATCGATCCAATGGAAGCATTAAAAACTTACTTGAGTAATCGCGAAGACCTTAAGGATATAGCAGCCTCAATGGTAGAAGCTGCACAGAAATTACTCGCGGATGATGTGGAAGTCTGGCTAGAAGGCGCTGGGAGGGATTAG
- a CDS encoding cytochrome b/b6 domain-containing protein translates to MSRSAPYQPLLLKILHGVSGILAIAAMITGFLVYNSFDGRFGKILIPRIEEIIDIHGTFAVFFFVTFPVFALYSFHAGNKRLLQKDSLTNIVQVGKPIWWISLQRIANTLMLIAALLAVLSGRMMQEEWLPTGQLNHSWYYIHLIAWVILVCCLAIHLLMSAKVGGAPLLLSIFSAQIRPEDNPKQWSTRLRNWFSNLSNNGGRINHLIQHNLPLAIIEIIVLVGILAALILPLIFSAGEST, encoded by the coding sequence ATGTCCCGTTCTGCCCCCTATCAGCCTTTGTTACTAAAAATACTTCATGGTGTCAGTGGAATTTTAGCGATCGCCGCCATGATTACAGGCTTTTTAGTTTACAATAGCTTCGATGGCAGATTTGGAAAAATACTAATCCCGCGGATTGAGGAAATTATCGATATTCACGGAACGTTTGCAGTCTTTTTCTTCGTTACTTTCCCGGTGTTTGCCCTCTATAGTTTTCATGCTGGTAACAAACGGCTATTACAAAAAGATTCATTAACAAATATAGTTCAGGTTGGTAAACCAATTTGGTGGATAAGTTTGCAAAGAATCGCTAATACGCTCATGCTAATTGCTGCGCTTTTAGCTGTTTTGTCTGGCAGAATGATGCAAGAGGAATGGTTACCAACAGGACAGTTAAATCATAGTTGGTACTACATACATCTAATTGCTTGGGTAATTCTAGTTTGTTGTTTGGCAATTCACCTTTTGATGTCTGCCAAAGTTGGGGGTGCGCCGTTGTTACTTTCCATATTTTCGGCTCAGATACGCCCAGAAGATAATCCGAAACAATGGTCTACAAGGTTGCGTAATTGGTTTAGTAATTTATCTAATAATGGAGGAAGAATTAATCATTTAATACAGCATAATCTACCTCTAGCAATTATTGAGATAATTGTCCTAGTGGGAATTTTAGCAGCACTGATTTTACCTCTAATTTTTTCTGCTGGAGAGTCAACCTAA
- the uvsE gene encoding UV DNA damage repair endonuclease UvsE, translating into MTTIEYQNLTNLEDLHKTSQPELGLVCITVGQQVRFRTITRTRYLKLDSEQKVSALRELYLHNLQRLNDALSFCQQNQIRLYRMPSGLFPMSDMEDEIGANILEEMSADLGKIGHKSQALGIRIVLHPDQFVVLSSDSPEVLQTSIKILERQARTFDLLGLPRSPWSLMNIHGGKSQRTAQLVKVIADLPEAIKSRLTFENDEYAYSSSEILAVCQQAGVPMVFDAHHHICHENLDSYDDASVTEMFYAARETWKHPDWQLVHISNGETAFRDRKHSDMITAMPSVYYQAPWIEVEAKRKEEAIAHLRSWWLIENNHK; encoded by the coding sequence ATGACTACAATTGAGTACCAAAATTTAACTAATCTAGAGGATTTACACAAAACTTCTCAGCCAGAGTTGGGACTAGTTTGCATTACTGTTGGTCAGCAAGTGCGCTTTCGGACAATAACGCGCACTCGCTATTTAAAGCTTGATTCAGAACAGAAAGTCAGCGCTTTGCGAGAATTGTATTTGCATAACTTGCAACGCTTAAATGATGCGCTATCTTTTTGTCAGCAGAACCAGATTCGGCTGTATCGAATGCCCTCAGGTTTGTTTCCCATGAGTGATATGGAAGATGAGATTGGGGCAAATATTTTAGAGGAAATGAGTGCTGACTTAGGGAAAATAGGTCATAAATCGCAAGCCTTAGGTATCAGAATCGTACTACATCCCGATCAATTTGTGGTGCTGAGTTCTGATTCCCCTGAAGTATTACAAACAAGTATCAAAATTTTAGAACGACAAGCCCGCACTTTTGACTTGTTAGGTCTACCGCGATCGCCTTGGTCGTTGATGAATATTCATGGCGGTAAATCTCAACGGACTGCACAACTAGTAAAGGTAATTGCGGATTTACCGGAAGCGATTAAAAGCCGCTTGACTTTTGAGAATGACGAATACGCCTATAGTTCTAGTGAAATTTTAGCAGTATGCCAGCAAGCTGGTGTGCCGATGGTGTTTGATGCCCATCACCATATTTGCCATGAAAATTTAGACAGCTACGACGATGCGAGTGTAACTGAGATGTTTTACGCTGCTAGGGAAACTTGGAAACATCCAGATTGGCAATTAGTGCATATTTCTAATGGTGAGACGGCTTTCCGCGATCGCAAACACAGTGATATGATTACCGCCATGCCGAGCGTTTATTATCAAGCACCGTGGATTGAAGTTGAAGCCAAGCGCAAAGAAGAAGCGATCGCACATTTGCGCTCGTGGTGGTTAATAGAGAATAATCACAAATAA
- a CDS encoding Hsp70 family protein, with product MAIAIDFGTSNTVIARWNPVTQQPETLNLPGLSIQQSLNPPLIPSLVYVEDATQGKVLVGQQVRDRGFDLKGEARFFRSFKRGIGADIQGFLPELDGQIVTFEQVGKWFLTQVIEQLAPQEGGLDSLVLTVPVDSFETYRHWLGQVCQALPVEQVRMLDEPTAAALGYGLANQEILLVIDFGGGTLDLSLVRLDQSVQANTKPVGFLLKWGNKSLAENSKQKVKTARVLAKAGQNLGGTDIDTWIVDYFAKNQGLAVSPLTTRLAERVKIQLSTQNQASEVYFDDESFESYELELNRETLENILKEHAFFERLNDSMTSLLQQARRQGIELADINAVLLVGGTVQLPAVQTWVKQYFDSEKIRCERPFEAIAQGALQITQGIEIKDFLYHSYGVRYWDRRNQRHSWHPIIRAGQAYPMNQPVELVLGASLENQPSIELIMGELGAESGGTEVYFDGDRLITRRLDNGATTVKPLNDKEGARSIAQLTPPGFPGSDRIKIQFQVDDQRFLRITVEDLLTNDTVLENQLVAQLS from the coding sequence ATGGCGATCGCAATCGATTTTGGTACTAGTAACACAGTCATTGCTCGTTGGAACCCTGTTACCCAACAGCCAGAAACCCTCAATCTCCCTGGTTTATCAATTCAACAAAGTCTGAATCCGCCACTGATTCCCAGTTTGGTTTATGTTGAAGACGCAACACAAGGTAAAGTTTTAGTAGGGCAACAAGTGCGCGATCGCGGTTTCGATCTCAAGGGCGAGGCGCGATTTTTCCGCAGCTTCAAGCGGGGAATTGGTGCGGATATTCAAGGTTTCTTACCCGAACTTGATGGGCAAATTGTTACCTTTGAGCAAGTAGGTAAATGGTTTCTTACTCAGGTGATTGAACAATTAGCACCGCAAGAAGGCGGGTTAGATTCTCTGGTGTTAACTGTACCTGTAGATAGTTTTGAAACTTACCGCCACTGGTTAGGGCAAGTTTGTCAAGCGCTTCCTGTGGAACAAGTGCGGATGTTGGATGAACCGACAGCCGCAGCTTTGGGTTATGGCTTGGCTAATCAAGAAATTCTCTTGGTGATTGACTTTGGCGGTGGAACTTTAGATTTATCTTTGGTGCGCTTAGATCAAAGCGTGCAAGCAAATACTAAACCTGTGGGTTTTCTGCTGAAGTGGGGGAATAAATCCTTAGCGGAAAACTCCAAGCAGAAAGTTAAAACTGCGCGTGTGTTGGCAAAGGCTGGACAAAATTTAGGCGGTACTGATATCGATACTTGGATAGTCGATTACTTTGCCAAAAATCAAGGATTAGCAGTAAGTCCCCTGACAACGCGCCTCGCAGAACGTGTCAAAATTCAACTCTCCACGCAGAACCAGGCGAGTGAAGTTTATTTTGATGATGAATCATTTGAAAGTTATGAATTAGAACTCAACCGCGAAACTTTAGAGAATATCCTCAAAGAACACGCATTTTTTGAGCGTTTGAATGATTCCATGACGAGTTTGCTACAGCAAGCAAGACGACAAGGGATAGAGCTTGCAGATATTAATGCTGTGTTGTTAGTTGGTGGTACAGTACAACTACCAGCAGTGCAGACATGGGTAAAACAATATTTTGACTCAGAAAAGATTCGTTGCGAACGTCCCTTTGAAGCGATCGCCCAAGGTGCACTGCAAATTACTCAAGGGATAGAAATCAAAGACTTTCTCTACCATAGTTACGGTGTGCGCTATTGGGATCGGCGTAACCAACGCCACAGTTGGCATCCGATCATTAGGGCTGGGCAAGCTTACCCAATGAATCAGCCAGTAGAATTAGTTTTAGGCGCATCCTTAGAAAATCAGCCCAGCATTGAGTTAATTATGGGTGAATTAGGCGCAGAGTCAGGCGGAACCGAAGTTTATTTCGATGGCGATCGCTTAATTACCCGTCGTTTAGATAATGGCGCAACCACCGTCAAACCCCTCAACGATAAAGAAGGGGCCAGAAGCATCGCCCAACTAACACCCCCAGGATTTCCCGGAAGCGATCGTATCAAGATTCAATTTCAAGTTGACGATCAGCGCTTTTTACGGATCACAGTTGAGGATTTATTAACTAATGACACGGTATTAGAAAATCAACTGGTAGCACAGTTAAGTTAG